A single region of the Palaemon carinicauda isolate YSFRI2023 unplaced genomic scaffold, ASM3689809v2 scaffold766, whole genome shotgun sequence genome encodes:
- the LOC137637471 gene encoding loricrin-like: protein MAFNIRLAVCVLLSVAATSLKGVSCDLAQSYEAPTVSGGLGGGSSFGGLGGSSASNLGGGSAFGGSGSGSGFLTGGYGGSNLDSGSLTGIGLGSSALGNLGLAGSSGGIFSGLTSAGVGNSYNRGLAGSSTGILSGLTTTGLGGLTNTGLANVINTGLGGISGGDSFGNLGIFPTIPRPVVPILEDQREGPYANGVYRFNYATGDGIIRQEQGYPEGGMVSQQGAWSFTHPDGTPTTVNFVADANGFRVNSNRVPPTPAHALAQIEKARLEDAYASQLVAAGSHIPGSGLSFTGSQFTGSNSLISNSGLQGDTYGSQFNPVFGSGPLLSGSGSGSLLSGSGSLSSGIQTPSSIYSQP, encoded by the exons ATGGCGTTCAAT ATA AGGTTGGCAGTCTGTGTATTACTATCAGTTGCAGCCACATCCCTAAAGGGGGTTAGCTGTGATCTGGCTCAGTCCTATGAAGCACCTACAGTCAGTGGAGGTCTTGGAGGTGGTTCTTCTTTTGGAGGACTTGGAGGATCTTCAGCTAGCAATCTTGGAGGTGGCTCTGCTTTTGGAGGATCTGGTTCTGGAAGTGGCTTTTTAACTGGAGGATATGGAGGCTCCAATTTAGATTCTGGGAGTCTGACAGGAATTGGCCTAGGAAGCTCTGCACTGGGCAACTTAGGACTGGCAGGGTCCTCTGGAGGAATATTCAGTGGCCTCACTTCTGCTGGTGTAGGGAATTCATATAACAGAGGACTAGCAGGATCTTCTACAGGAATACTCAGTGGCCTAACTACCACTGGGCTAGGGGGTCTAACAAACACAGGGCTTGCTAATGTCATCAACACTGGACTTGGAGGAATTTCAGGTGGAGATTCATTTGGGAATCTTGGAATTTTCCCAACGATACCCCGTCCTGTGGTACCTATTCTTGAAGATCAACGTGAAGGACCCTATGCCAATGGTGTTTACAGATTCAACTATGCAACTGGAGATGGCATCATCCGCCAAGAACAAGGATACCCCGAGGGAGGAATGGTGTCACAGCAGGGAGCATGGTC GTTTACGCATCCTGACGGCACTCCAACAACTGTAAATTTCGTTGCCGATGCAAACGGTTTCCGTGTGAATTCCAATCGTGTGCCTCCTACCCCAGCGCACGCCCTTGCTCAGATTGAAAAGGCACGTCTGGAAGACGCTTATGCTTCACAACTTGTAGCTGCTGGCTCTCATATTCCTGGATCTGGCCTCTCCTTCACTGGATCTCAATTCACTGGCTCAAATTCTCTCATCTCAAACTCTGGATTACAGGGAGATACTTATGGATCACAATTTAACCCAGTTTTCGGATCTGGACCTCTGCTAtctggatctggatctggatctcTACTGTCTGGATCAGGATCACTGTCATCAGGAATTCAAACTCCAAGTTCTATATACAGCCAGCCATAA
- the LOC137637473 gene encoding loricrin-like, which translates to MAFNRLAVCVLLSVAATSLKGVSCDLAQSYEAPTVTGGLGSGSSFGGLGGSSASSLGGGSAFGGSVSGSGFLTGGYEGSNLGSGSLTGIGVGSTALGNIGHTPISGLAGSSGGIISGLTTAGVGNSYNSGLAGSSTGVFSGQGGLTNTGLGNVINTGLGGISGGNSLGNFGIFTTIPRPVVPILEDQREGPYANGVYRFNYATGDGIVRQEQGYPEGGMVSQQGTWSFTHPDGTPTTVNFVADANGFRVNSNRVPPTPAHALAQIEKARLEDAYAQSENARLEDALASGLLGTGSQILPGSGLSLRGSQFTGSNSLISNSGLQGATYGSQFNPVFGSGPLLSGSGSLMSGSGSLLSESGSLSSGIQTPSATYGLP; encoded by the exons ATGGCGTTCAAT AGGTTGGCAGTGTGTGTATTACTATCAGTTGCAGCCACATCCCTAAAGGGGGTTAGCTGTGATCTGGCCCAGTCCTATGAAGCACCTACAGTGACTGGAGGTCTTGGAAGTGGTTCTTCTTTTGGAGGACTTGGAGGATCTTCAGCTAGCAGTCTTGGAGGTGGCTCTGCTTTTGGAGGATCTGTTTCTGGAAGTGGCTTTTTAACTGGAGGATATGAAGGCTCCAATTTAGGTTCTGGGAGTCTGACAGGAATTGGCGTGGGAAGTACTGCACTGGGCAACATAGGACATACTCCTATCAGTGGACTAGCAGGGTCCTCTGGAGGCATAATCAGTGGCCTCACTACTGCTGGTGTAGGGAATTCATATAACAGTGGACTAGCAGGATCTTCTACAGGTGTATTCAGTGGGCAAGGGGGCCTAACAAACACAGGGCTTGGTAATGTCATCAACACTGGACTTGGAGGAATTTCAGGAGGCAATTCACTTGGGAATTTTGGAATTTTCACAACGATACCCCGTCCTGTGGTACCTATTCTTGAAGATCAACGTGAAGGACCCTATGCCAATGGTGTTTACAGATTCAACTATGCAACTGGAGATGGCATCGTCCGCCAAGAACAAGGATACCCCGAGGGAGGAATGGTGTCACAGCAGGGAACATGGTC ATTTACACATCCAGATGGGACTCCAACAACTGTAAATTTCGTTGCTGATGCCAACGGTTTCCGCGTGAATTCCAATCGTGTGCCTCCCACCCCAGCACACGCCCTTGCTCAGATTGAAAAGGCACGTCTGGAAGACGCCTATGCTCAGAGTGAAAATGCACGTCTGGAAGACGCTCTAGCTTCAGGACTTTTAGGCACCGGCTCTCAGATTCTTCCTGGATCTGGTCTCTCCCTCCGAGGATCTCAATTTACTGGCTCTAATTCTCTCATCTCAAACTCTGGATTACAGGGAGCTACTTATGGATCACAATTTAACCCAGTTTTCGGATCTGGACCTCTGCTATCTGGATCTGGATCT